Proteins encoded together in one Psychrobacter sanguinis window:
- the lnt gene encoding apolipoprotein N-acyltransferase has translation MRLSTINLQKRLSTHLNQLPLSLTLVAAWLAGAIFLFSLAPYGFWPLAIVSPAILYALLVTSMSGRRAFIIGEAYGMGLWCVGGFWLYTAIHDYSDTPTWLALIMIALMGLGMGLFHGLLALVFNRMVGKQPFSFAALWVLQEWLKTWLFTGFPWLFVGYAFTEEYWLSSLAPVAGVFSVSFVAILLAASLVELLLRRSSYAIVSVLLLAISTSLWLVNPQWTKPKGTPDLSVSLIQGNISQDIKWLTKYQVETLKIYAKLTRTEWGRDVVVWPESSIPMFQDEAAGFISEMIEMANVTNTTWITGIPYKDKAAFNASTDKYPPFYNSVIARGVEAEGLYKKQRLVPFGEYIPFEGVLDIFPSLAGSQDIKSYSRGSDQQSPLKVRGHNIGTAICYEVAYPDTTRKNAIDTEFLLTVSNDAWFGTSAGPLQHLQMVQMRALENGRWFIRATNTGVTAIINHKGRIVKRAPQFERTVLRGEIQARVGNTPFMLMGNYPILIIITLLLLLSYFGKGLTTLRRRG, from the coding sequence ATGCGCCTGTCTACTATTAATCTACAAAAGCGTTTGAGTACTCACTTAAATCAATTACCGCTATCGCTTACGCTAGTAGCAGCATGGCTTGCAGGAGCTATTTTTTTATTTTCGCTAGCGCCTTATGGGTTTTGGCCGCTAGCAATAGTATCACCAGCGATTTTATATGCGCTGTTGGTGACAAGTATGAGTGGTCGTCGCGCTTTTATTATCGGTGAAGCTTACGGTATGGGGCTATGGTGCGTCGGCGGCTTTTGGCTCTATACTGCTATCCATGATTATAGCGATACACCAACGTGGCTCGCATTGATTATGATTGCATTGATGGGTCTCGGTATGGGACTATTTCATGGATTGTTAGCACTAGTCTTTAACCGTATGGTAGGCAAACAACCCTTTTCATTTGCTGCTCTTTGGGTGCTACAAGAATGGTTAAAAACTTGGTTATTCACAGGCTTTCCGTGGCTGTTTGTTGGTTATGCATTTACTGAAGAGTATTGGTTATCGTCCTTAGCACCCGTTGCTGGTGTTTTTTCCGTCTCTTTTGTTGCCATACTATTGGCTGCAAGTTTAGTAGAGCTACTGCTTCGGCGCAGTAGTTATGCCATCGTTTCTGTACTGTTATTAGCCATTAGCACATCATTATGGCTGGTCAATCCGCAATGGACAAAACCTAAGGGCACACCTGATCTGTCAGTGTCATTGATTCAAGGTAATATTTCACAAGATATAAAGTGGCTGACTAAGTATCAAGTAGAAACGCTAAAGATTTATGCGAAGTTAACACGCACTGAGTGGGGACGTGATGTTGTGGTGTGGCCTGAATCATCTATTCCTATGTTTCAGGATGAGGCTGCGGGCTTTATTAGTGAAATGATAGAAATGGCTAATGTGACCAATACGACATGGATAACTGGTATCCCTTATAAGGATAAAGCGGCATTCAATGCCAGTACGGATAAGTATCCCCCATTTTACAATAGCGTGATTGCTCGAGGTGTAGAAGCGGAAGGCCTATACAAGAAGCAGCGTCTAGTGCCTTTTGGAGAGTATATTCCATTTGAAGGCGTGCTCGATATTTTCCCAAGTTTGGCCGGTAGTCAGGATATTAAGAGCTATAGTCGTGGTAGTGATCAGCAGTCACCTCTAAAGGTGCGTGGACACAATATAGGGACGGCTATCTGTTATGAGGTAGCTTATCCAGATACCACGCGTAAAAATGCCATCGATACTGAATTTTTGTTGACCGTCTCTAACGATGCCTGGTTTGGCACTTCAGCAGGACCATTGCAACATTTGCAAATGGTACAAATGCGCGCGCTTGAGAACGGGCGCTGGTTTATTCGAGCGACCAATACTGGTGTTACCGCTATCATTAACCATAAAGGTCGTATTGTAAAACGCGCACCGCAGTTTGAGCGTACTGTACTACGTGGTGAGATACAGGCACGGGTTGGTAACACGCCCTTTATGCTTATGGGAAATTATCCTATCTTGATAATAATAACCTTGTTATTACTACTAAGCTATTTTGGCAAAGGTCTAACCACACTTAGAAGACGAGGGTAA